One Polyodon spathula isolate WHYD16114869_AA chromosome 38, ASM1765450v1, whole genome shotgun sequence genomic window, ctcatgctttcactatgctttatttcgCTTTGCTATGCTATTACTATGGGAATCTTTTAGAAGGGACAGGCCACGTCTGTCTGGTTTGTTGAAGATTTGTGGAGAGCCTGTTGTCGGCTTGGTTGAACCGTTTGTTTAGATACAGTAGCTCAGAGTGACTTGTTTACCCATGCAGACCACACCATTTCCAAGcactaacaaaaagaaaactactaaataaaacagACTAATAACCGTAAGTCATCTCTGCAATCTACCCTCGCTGTATACATGAAAAGGGGACTTTGATATGTGGGACAGACATGCAAATCCACAATCAGGACCAAAGAAACAATAAGATGTGCCTGTGGCCCTATATCCCAAGCACTCCCTTTCTTTGCACTGTAAatccagggatggcaataagactcctattgcacagcagtttcacccattccaggttttactatttaCTCATTGgccccagtgtgtaggtaacaagctcaggtagaTAGTTGATACTTTCCAAATGCCAATGAAatacaaggcatatttcagctAACATTTTCTATTCAAGAAAACTGCATTAGTTGTAGGTGACATTCTTCCAGCAACCTTCTGaatgttcaaaacaaaactttgtgAATGGGTCCACAGTCTATCTTTATTGCTTAATCGGGGTTTTCTACACATCTGGTAAGATTTTTGGCTTATTTGCTTACCTGGTTCATTTGGCCTATGGACAGtagttctgttgtttttattctgttaaaacaaaaacacatatttgaaaGATACTCTGAAAGCTTTTATAAAGAGTTAAGGAAAATATAACAAGTGTAAAACTCTGATTCTGAGCGCAGCTGTGCAAAGCGTGCTGCAATCTGGCTGCTGTCGGGGAAAGAATGTTTTATTGCTTGAGAAAGTGTCAATAAAACTGACCTCATCTGCCCTGGTGCAAGCAGGAGTTCTCTGGTCAAAATATTGCTGATCGAGATAAGCCAGCAGCTAAGCTTTGCATTCAAAGGGGTGTAGAGACTGTATAAACAGCAGCACTTGGAGGTGCACTGGAGAAGCATCAAGATCCTCCATGAGCACACACCAGCGCTGTGTCCACTGCTGCGTCCACAAACTGGGAACTGACAGCATTGCTTCATCTCTGCTAATAACTAGTGGCCTCATTATCGTGTCTAATGATAGCGATTATGCTGGAACTTTTGATTATCGAGATCAATAAAGAAACGTATTCAATTCTGCTTAGATCCTTGCTGTGTgtgcttcttcacacagagaaatacataaataattacatttccatACACGTTTACTGTTTAATAActcatactttttaaaaaggaaaacacctTGCgctgttttacaaaactagaaccacaCAACAGAGCAATGCAATTAATTCAGTGCCTCTTTAGAACTCTCAAGAGCCTCATTTCGTAACATTACAGAGTTTATTTCTGTCCTGTCAATTGATTAACAAGTGTATAAAACATTCGATGAATAAAGACACATACCTTTTTCAAAGTGCCAGACAAATCTGAAGAGTCAGAAAATGGAGAGaagatttttaataataataataataataataataataataataataataatagtttataaaTCATTTGACTTGCACGCAATATATTTGTCTGACTGTGCATTCAAGGCCTGGCTTCTGATAGCAAATGGAGACTCATAAAATTAAAACCATTTCATAAACTGCGCTCCAGATATTATGAGTAAAGAGGTATATTTATATCAGCTGTATGTGTCGATCAGCACAGGCTAGTGCAAATTCTACAACAGAATGTaatatgtgtctgtctgtgtgtgctataATTTAGAACGTCCATTTCAAAATTCCTATTAAAGATATGGGATTGCACTGTGTTCTAGATTACATCTACAGAGTATATGCGATGGGCACTCGAAATGAACAACGTGATCAGCTGCTTGCAAAGTCCAATCATCTAGCTGGGGACTGGGGAAGATGTTGGCTGCAGAGGAACCCTTAAAGGCATCCATCGATGTGCACAATACCGGAGAACCGAAAGCATGACAGCGATCAAGTCTCTACATGGGACGCACTTTATCATCTTTCGTAACAAATACAAACGCGGGTCTTACAGTACAACCCATTTTGcttgaatttaaaaaggaaaatacacaATACTGAACAGACTGGGTATAAGAGTCCCCTTTCTTTTAATATTGAAACGGGCGGGGTTATTCCGATCACATCACTTGATCAGAGCCCGGTATGCTGTTCTGTATTGAGAGGTGATTTTATCACCCTGTACCTGAATGCCTTCCACATGCTGCCACTCTCCCGAGACACTCCTTGTGTGCGGCCACTTTACACCGAGTGCAGCGATAGCCTTGGAAAAAGATCCCCCTGCAAAGGAAATGGAAGAGTCTGGATGACCAGGGAGACCCCAAAGGGAGCAACGTAATACCACAGGGAATGCATTAAGATTCAGCTTCGAGCCATTCCATGTTTTCCTGCGAGTCTCAATGGGAAGTTTCGTGCGTCCAATTAAGCTACACTAAAAGTTTGCATTTCCACTatgctattctttaccatgcttatacCAACATATTGCAATTTGCCCTACTTTACCATGCCTTCTTAATAAAtgaagattaataataataataataataataataataataataatataataataataataataataattaaagatctaaattatgttcatatagttttgtatttatagctgatgcaaaacgtttgtccatTGTTGTGGCGTACCTAATTATATTATCCTGGCCCAGTTTAATTCTGTTCTGCAGCAATCCCCACACCAGCTCAGGAGATCAGCGGGCCCCAGTGAAGACAAATTGACCCCGccaatttttttccccttaacccACGCTGGCCACGCACCTCAAGAGCATCTGACAGGCCTTGCAGGTCGTGGTTTCCTCGAAGGAGTTCATCTGGAAGTCGTGGCTGTTCGCTGTGCTGTTCTCCGGGTACATGTTGGACCTGCGGACAAGACCGTAGCAATATATTGTAGGATTCTACTGCAGAACAGAAGAAAAGCCCAGGAACAAGAAACAGCCGTTCGTCCCAGCAAGgctcgtcccttgttagcacaccctTCTCCTTTTGTATGTTAAGTACATTGCAcatgtgcataataacattgtaattacatgtaagcacacatgtatttaccacaGTAATTAGATACATTCATGTAAAGGATTACTCTTTTAGGTTTTAGTCTCTGGTCCCTCTTTGTAAATCATCTcaaaagttaaataataatagtaaaccaCAAAGTAAATAGCGGTTCCTGGAATCTCTAGCAGGTAATCAACACAGCGTGGAATTTACTGCCAGCCTCGACTGGAGCACAAAGGTTTCCTTACATGGCCATCTCAAACTGCTCCAGCCATTTCTTCTTCAGCTCCTTGGTTTTGAAGTAGAGTTCGTAGCTCTGCTGCCCGTAGGTGTCTATCAGGACGAACAAGTGGCTCCACTGCATCAGACACAAACAAGACGAGAGTCGACTCTTAGCTGCTGGGTATAATATATCGTGCACCCAGTATAGGGGCTGCTACAGTGTATATTATAAAGCCATTTCAGATAGCTGTGTCACATCCATATCTGACACCTGCTGAGCTGAACTGATCTCAAACTGATTCTGTGAGGCTTCTTACCTTCTTGTCTCCAGAGGGGTCGTCTCTCAGCTGGTAGTGCTGCAGTTCGATGGTCTCTTTCAGCTCCATGGACTCGCTAGTTTTCTTTTTGCAGACAAGCATGGCTTTATCGAACAGAAACGCATACCTGCGcagattaaacacacacacacacacacttgcaataAATGTAAGGCTggctggtccagtggttaaagaaaaggcctTGATAGCAGGAGGtccccctgttcaaatcccagctcagccactgactcgctgcgtgtgaccctgagcaagtcacttaacctccttgtgctccatcctttggaCGAGACTGAGGTCCTATTAGAAGTGACTCTGCATCAGTTGTGATGCACacttcaccccctagtctctgtaagtcgctccggataaaagcgtctgctaaattactaattcATAAATCAGACACAGACCCTATTTAGCATGCATGACTGCTATAGTCATTGGTTTTCCTATGACcaaaatataattcatttttaattgaattccTTCCCTCTTCAGCTATCGTTGTGTTTCTCTTATTCCCAAACATGTAACTGTAACCATACAGAACAAAAAATGAACCACATTTTCGTTAGTGTGGCCCACaccaccccttataaaagtttaattgAGCTTTTACCAGGCTAATGCCAAGGATTTCCCACGGTTAACTTGGGTTTCATCATGCCTCACTACACTTCGAGTCACTTTTGCCACAGTATACTATCGCAGTAAACTTTTAGACCCCACGGTATTGAGAATCCCCGCGTACCGGTCTTGCTTTCGTTTCTCCACACATATCTTGAGTTCTCCGTCGATCTTGGGTCTCCCGTAGAGAGCCAGGGACTGTGTCTGGGTTTAACAAAAAGCACAGAAGTGAACTGTTTGGCATcaggtaagcaaatgaggtgtAAGTCATTCGGTAAGCAAATGAGAGTTTAGTATTGTCAAGTACAGAAGAATTAAACAgcatggaaacaacaaatgatttacagcaagacttggGGTGGAGATTGTAGTGGCCATTTTTCTCACTTGGTCTTGTTGGAGAGACTGTTCATTGAAATCTCTTGCATAGTTTTAAAGAAGGGACGAtcatctattcagagataccagggtatttagtaaggaaggggtctgagtgaggagaCATGGGCAATCCCAAGCCTTAGTCTTGCTGTTTTCAAAACTtttgaacactactgtatattaaaatgaataactgcTAGTGTTCCCAAGATACGTGTCAAAATGTCAGAGACACCTCTATACATTGccacaatctgatactcccaaAGACGATGCTAAATAATGCTACTACCAAGATTCATTACAGTATATAAGAGGTTTCAAAACGTGTGGATCCCTCATTATCTTttggaaacactaaaagaaacttcaaaacgACAAGCGCTTCGACAAGAAGTCTTTTTCAAGAATTCATGTTTCTTTAAGTATTTCCATACCATCGAGCTTTTAATACTTACAAACGCTATATATCTATGGCCTCGATAGCCAGTGCTGAACATAACGTTAATACGAAATGCAAGTTTGATAATTTCGGTCAGATTAATCGCTTGGCCTTACCGTGTTCTCTATGGAAAGCTGGAACGATGTTATCTGCCTGAGGATTTCATTGTCTCTCTTCACTTCGTTTACGCACTGCGCTAAATCCTGCAGGAAGAAAAGCTCTATTAGTGAAGCGCCCCCTGGTGTATACTGCCGAGGGGTTGCTGTTAACAAGTGGCCCTTCTCGTCCATGGTGGTCCCTACCCATTGGAGCACCCCCACAGAACACATAGTATACCATCCTGCTTTCCTCAAACTGTGGGACGGGTGGTTGAGTCAGAGGGTTCCAATTCTATCATCTAGGGAAGTGGGGGGATTCTAATTTCTGTGGACCATCGTAGCGCCTGCTCTACAGTGATGTCACTTCAGGGGTGTTTAAGAAAGAAAGTGCTAGACTAAAATAAGGATGACCAAAGCTGTTAAATGACCTTAAAACTTCTTTTCACAAAACTGCACCAGAAAGTGCACAGCTAACCGAGCAGTGATATTTACAATGCGTCTAGCTGGCCCACCAGAACAGGGTGcgtctgtgaaaataaatatgtgcGTCTTACGTGTCTGACTTACCGGCAGGCAATGCATGGTGGTTGGTTTTTGTATTTGTCATGCTGTTTGCAGTATTAGGGTTAGAGAACCTAAGTGATTAATGAGCCAGGGAGATTTTTATTAAACGAAACTAGAGGTGTGAAAACCCCTAACACGTTAACTACCTAATTTGCCAGCCAGTTATAAACCAGACAGAGGGGTCTTTCTTACTGTACATCCTTCTACCAGCCCCTCTCCACCCAAGCAACTGCAAGATTCATAGCAAGAAAACCGGGCAATGCTTTTGTGACAACACTATATAACCACACAGAAATACAGCAGGCAGAATTATAAACTCTGATTAAAAatgcctgttaaaaaaaaacgtaTAGCTACAGTACAGGAGCATCATGGGAAATTCATACCTTAATTAAAgttgagtgtatatatatatatatatatatatatatatatatatatatatatatatacacacacacacacacacacacacacacacacacacacacacacacacatactttacatATAATTTTCTGCTCAAAAGAGTGAACTTGACACTTGTTAAACATACACAAACATTTGAAAGGTGGTTCTTTTTGGGGAAGTTCAAACTTTTGTACTGTAAGTAAttagatattttatatttttacactaTATCTGAATAAATTGTACGACGTTACATATTTTTAATCTACCATACCCAGTGGAAATCTGACTTGACACAGATGCTATAAAGTGCAATTCAAGCCATAGTtgtggattaaaacaaaaaatatggccCCGCCATAGCCCTTATAACAACGACaataattcacatttctatagcgcctttcatcacaagaaTCACAAGAAAGGTCAGGTGGACTCACCCGCATGGCGTCCAATGCTGTGCGCAGGTTTTCCTTATCAGTCACATTGGAGGTGTGCTTCACAAGTTCCTAGAAACCAACAGAGATTCACTCAGTCCTCAGACTCCGGCATCACTTCTAATTCACACTGCTTGCAAGCACTTCTGCACAGCAGATAATGTTCATGCTATGATAACTGATGTTAGccagttttaaattgtgtttttaggtTTCATTGAAGACTGGATTCCTATATACGAGGTGCTAAGGCTATAATAACACATAGCACAGCccgatattgatgtgatacagctaTATGCCTCCAATCATTGTGtctttacatagtaaatacatgcgtGCTAAACTATGATTGAGATGCAGCTGTGTTGCTGCTGTGTGGGCAGTGTATGCTGCTATCAGGGGAAGACTGTTTTATTGCCTGGGAAAGGGGCGATAATATACAAAACTGACCTCACCTGACCTGGTGCAAGTAATCCTGGTCAAAATGCTGCTGACACACATAGATAAGCAACTAAGCTTTGCACGTTAAGGGATGCAGAGACTGTATAAACAGCAGGCTCTTGGAGGTGCAATCAAGAAGCGTACCTGAGTCCTCTCCTGACAACTCACCACCACGTGCCTGTGCTTCTTCCTGAGGGCGAGGTCATTCATCACTGCTTCATTTCTGATTATAGCTAGGTGCTACATTGGTAATGTTTAAGCAACATGTGTGTAACTTATTGGAATCAATAACAGGAAACACGCTCAATGTTGCTTAAATCCTTGCCCTGTGCGCTACTCACGAATAAATCAGTGATTCAGTTCCCTTGCATAATCCCAGTGTAATATGAGGGGCCCTGGCACTGAGAGCTGGCCCTTACCTGTAGAAGCAGGTGGTATTTGAGAACCCGCTGCATCGGTACCATCAACAGATCTCTCAGTGTGAACCTGCCGTTGTTCGCTCTCTTCGAACACTCCTGGAGAGACGGGgggcaaatcaatcaatcaatcaatcaatacatgAATACCATTGTTCAAAAATCATGGTAacgctttacattaagtgtctcgaattactatgtatttgcatagtagttacttagtaaatgcatgtgtacttacacatcgttacaaagttattatgcacagttacaatgcacttaatgtggaAATCCTTTTGCACAATatctgtaagtacacaattgtatcagaaaagggtttagggtcagggggttagggttaactttAGTTAAgttcagagttagggttagatcatgcaaaaaaaaaatgtacacattaagtgcataacagcattgtaattatgtgtaaatgaaCAGCAGCCAGGTGATTTACTGCGAAGCCCAGGATTCTTAACATTAGACTGGGTTAGCGATCACATCACCTCCAGCTTCATCCTCACATCCTCCCTCATGTTGGCCACCTTGTCCAGGTGCTTGGATGAAGACTCCACCTGGCTACAGTACGCCCCATACAGCAGCAACCTGCCAAGGTATTACGAAGGACAAAATCAGCCAACCGGCAAACTGCGCTAGCTTATTTCTAGCTAAAAGGCTGCAGAGCTGTTGAAGACGAACGTTGAAAGATTTAAGCAGTTTGAGCATGGTTATACTGCTTTTCCCATGGTCATACtttgcatttatcatagtttaccctggtttaccgttaggttttttttttttttactgtgctttaccataccttgctattcattacaatgcctccctatgctttaccatgctttcactgtgctttattacaccttgctatactatattattataccTTGCTATGGGAGACTTTCATAAGGGTTAGTTTGGCACgattatttttttacacctgctttaccatacctctctgatcTTTACAATGCCTATGCCTTATAattctttctctgtgctttattacactttgcgaTGCTTTAACTATGGGAGACACAGCACTGTCTGTGAAAACAGCTGTCTACTGTGTCCATGCAGGACGCACCTTGTCTTGTATTTGATGAAAACCTGGTAGAGATTATCGGCGTTGAATGTCAAGATGGAGCTTCTGACCTCTTCCAGCAAACTGCTGTGAGTTTGAAACAGTTCCTTgagggggggacgggggggacgaTGACACAGACACAGTTAGAAAGTTTCACTAAACTCATTTAAAATACTCCAACAACCTCCCACCCCCATCtccgctctcctctctcctgttcCCCACtgataactttaaacactcatgcATGCATTTGGAGGCTTGCAGACCCACAGCtttccattaaaatatttttgaaacgCATCTTTTTACCGTACCTAAGAATAAACCCAGCAGAATTAAACCCCTGACACACAAGTTTAAGGGCTAAATTCACACAGCTGTTTGCTccaatgtttgtctttttttttatcagaaaggaaacacacacccaataaagttaccaaaccagaaataaacaattaagaCTTTTAACTCAGGGGCTTGAATGAAGAAtttatctgtttcttttttttccccccgtttAAAAAAAACGATAATAATAATTACGCTGATGAAGATTTGGAGTAAATATAATCTAGCCCTGTGCtgacaacataaaaaaataattatcttgAACACCTGTCTCATTAATTTTTCCCTAAGAATGAAACCCACAGAATGAAACACACCAAAATACTGAAAGCACAAAATGACTGGAAGCTGCCACAGACCAATCCTTACACTTTCTCACCCTCAACCAACTAAATTCAATACCACTGTTTCAGATCTTCATTTCTCACGCTATACCAGTTACCAGTTATGTAAAAGCGTCCCAGCTTTACAAACCTTTACAAAATACCTACAAGAgctaaaataaagcaaacaacaCATTTAGATATTTAAATCGCTTTTTTTTGTGTCTAGACACCCCCAAAGCGTTGTGTACAGCTATGTcatcgccctatagaatgaactaaattttaggtggtgcaaaacttttggccagagctgtaggcaAGAGCAAGACCGgtctaatcaagctcgtagtaaagcctggaatggcttAAAGCGCTAtgtaacaggagtcttattttccaCGGACCTGAGGAAGATGTAATGGAAAAGATACCTCAATGTTGATGAAAATGCTCTCGATATCACTCGGTTGCAGGAAGCGCTGAAGAGGTTTCATGAAGtgctaaaatgtaaaatgaaaaaacacacctGTTActgaatgcatttattaaaatatgtatttcatacTGTTAGCAGTCGTAGGAGCCTCTCCTCTGGTCCTGTCAAACCTCACGTTTAAGATGGATCCCAGGGTTTCGGTGTATTTCTCCTCTGTCTGTCGGATCTCCTGGAGACAGCACTGACGCTTGTCTACCTCGGTAATCTTCTGATGCTGTCAGAGGAACAAGAGGCTTGCGCTTTAAGGTTGTTTTGAAACATTTGCTCCAAATCGCTAATACCacgtttgtattgtttttttttttttttttccagattgtAAAAACAGGTTCAACTCAACGGGAAATAAACCAGCAGGAGATTAATGTGAGGTCCAGTTAGTAGTCCACtgctgtttc contains:
- the LOC121304464 gene encoding proto-oncogene vav-like isoform X1, translating into MELWRQCAHWLIQCRVLPENHRVTWDSATVGDLAHALRDGVLLCQLLNNLQPQSINLKEINLRPQMSQFLCLKNIRTFLSACLDQFGMKKSELFEAFDLFDVRDFAKVIEALSSLSYTAIAQSRGVSPFPTEDSVPDDEIYNGLSDHIDDTGEEDDDLYDCVDDENNEGDEIYEDLMRHDAPAETHQKITEVDKRQCCLQEIRQTEEKYTETLGSILNHFMKPLQRFLQPSDIESIFINIEELFQTHSSLLEEVRSSILTFNADNLYQVFIKYKTRLLLYGAYCSQVESSSKHLDKVANMREDVRMKLEECSKRANNGRFTLRDLLMVPMQRVLKYHLLLQELVKHTSNVTDKENLRTALDAMRDLAQCVNEVKRDNEILRQITSFQLSIENTTQSLALYGRPKIDGELKICVEKRKQDRYAFLFDKAMLVCKKKTSESMELKETIELQHYQLRDDPSGDKKWSHLFVLIDTYGQQSYELYFKTKELKKKWLEQFEMAMSNMYPENSTANSHDFQMNSFEETTTCKACQMLLRGIFFQGYRCTRCKVAAHKECLGRVAACGRHSDLSGTLKKNKNNRTTVHRPNEPGKQISQKSYQMCRKPRLSNKDRLWTHSQSFVLNIQKVAGRMSPTTNAVFLNRKC
- the LOC121304464 gene encoding proto-oncogene vav-like isoform X2, with product MTRKLLREFLCLKNIRTFLSACLDQFGMKKSELFEAFDLFDVRDFAKVIEALSSLSYTAIAQSRGVSPFPTEDSVPDDEIYNGLSDHIDDTGEEDDDLYDCVDDENNEGDEIYEDLMRHDAPAETHQKITEVDKRQCCLQEIRQTEEKYTETLGSILNHFMKPLQRFLQPSDIESIFINIEELFQTHSSLLEEVRSSILTFNADNLYQVFIKYKTRLLLYGAYCSQVESSSKHLDKVANMREDVRMKLEECSKRANNGRFTLRDLLMVPMQRVLKYHLLLQELVKHTSNVTDKENLRTALDAMRDLAQCVNEVKRDNEILRQITSFQLSIENTTQSLALYGRPKIDGELKICVEKRKQDRYAFLFDKAMLVCKKKTSESMELKETIELQHYQLRDDPSGDKKWSHLFVLIDTYGQQSYELYFKTKELKKKWLEQFEMAMSNMYPENSTANSHDFQMNSFEETTTCKACQMLLRGIFFQGYRCTRCKVAAHKECLGRVAACGRHSDLSGTLKKNKNNRTTVHRPNEPGKQISQKSYQMCRKPRLSNKDRLWTHSQSFVLNIQKVAGRMSPTTNAVFLNRKC